AACAAAAATTTGTAATATTTAAATTAGGTGAGGAAAGTTATGGTATCGATATTCTAAGAGTTCAGGGAATAGAAAGAATGCTCGAAATTACTAATGTTCCTAAGACAGCTGATTTTGTGGAAGGGGTTTGTAACTTAAGGGGAAGCATAGTTCCCGTTATTGACTTGAGAAGAAGATTTAGTTTAGAACAAAAAGATTATAGTGATGACACAAGAATTATAGTTGTAAGTATTGATGAGGTTAAAGTTGGGTTAATTGTTGACTCCGCTAATGATGTTATTTCCATAAATGAAGAAGAAATTGAGCCAGCACCTTCTGTAATTGATTCAATAGACAATAGATTCATCAAAGGAGTTGGAAAAGTAGATGAAAGACTAATAATT
This genomic interval from Proteinivorax tanatarense contains the following:
- a CDS encoding chemotaxis protein CheW, whose protein sequence is MSTQQEQKFVIFKLGEESYGIDILRVQGIERMLEITNVPKTADFVEGVCNLRGSIVPVIDLRRRFSLEQKDYSDDTRIIVVSIDEVKVGLIVDSANDVISINEEEIEPAPSVIDSIDNRFIKGVGKVDERLIILLDLQEILKKEEIVKLQEITD